In one window of Camelina sativa cultivar DH55 chromosome 15, Cs, whole genome shotgun sequence DNA:
- the LOC104748680 gene encoding spore wall protein 2-like: protein MTVTTLGLYQSDPDDPDYNGDPDGLEEVDEDSSGEDGDDGDRSGDGGDERDNSSDEASDEDGDVKAMNEAGDDDEDREAGSEARQSKAKRKRDESKNKKDNKDKRQRKVKQKKEKVEDKDDIVDRELVKHSGE, encoded by the exons ATGACGGTCACAACGTTGGGTTTATATCAGAGTGATCCAGATGATCCTGATTACAATGGAGATCCCGATGGTCTCGAAGAAGTCGATGAGGATAGTAGCGGGGAAGATGGAGATGATGGAGATAGAAGTGGTGATGGTGGAGACGAAAGAGATAATAGTAGCGATGAGGCTAGTGATGAGGACGGAGATGTTAAAGCCATGAATGAGGCTGGTGATGACGACGAAGATCGTGAAGCAGGGAGTGAGGCAAGGCAAAGCAAGGCAAAACGAAAGAGAGATGagtctaaaaataaaaaagacaataaGGACAAAAGGCAGAGGAAGGTGAagcagaagaaagagaaggttgAAGATAAAGACGACATAGTGGACAG GGAGTTGGTGAAACATTCGGGAGAGTGA